The region TCCCCTCGTGCAGGACCGCTTCGCGTTCACTCGACCAGCGCACCAGCGAGGGCTTGCCCAGAGCACCCATGACTTTGGTACAGGCATCGACACACTCGAGACAGTTGATACACTCCAGCTGCAGACCCTTGCGGATGTCGATGTGGGTAGGACAGACCTTTACACAGCTTTCACAGGCGGTACACTCCGCCTCCGGTTCCCTCTGATGCAGCTCCTTGACCGATGTGACCACTTTGTGGCGGTTGTTCCCGGTCCCTTCGTAGATGTGCCCTCCGCGGACAGGGTCGTAGACCGCCATCAGGGTATCATCGTCATAAAGGACCGACTGGACCCGGCTGTAGGGGCAGATGTAGACACAGAAATTCTCTTTGATGAAAACGATATCCGCGATCAAGAAAAGGGCGATTCCGATCCAGAAGCCCATCAACACGGTATGGTTGGCAGGATCGGTGATGTAACGGAAGAAATCCTCGGGCGGAACGAAATACCAAAGGAAATCGGCCGCGGCGATGAAGGCCAGGATCGACCAGAGCAGGATCGCGATGAGACGCTTGATCTGGTTTTCGGGCTTGGACATATCGGGTTCGATCTGCTTGTTGTTGATCCGCTTGCGCAGATGGAGCAGTTTGGTTTCGAAAAGGTCCCGGTAAATGACCCGGAAGATGGTCTGGGGACAGGCCCAACCGCACCAGACCCGGCCGCCCACACTGGTCATGGCAAAAATACCCAGGAAGAGCAGCATCAGCAGGAAAGGCATCAGATAGAGCTCCTGCATATCAAAGCGAACGAAGAAGAAGTGAAGCTGCTTATGGTCGAAGTTCAGCAAAAAGAAGTGGTTGCCGTTGATCCGGATCCAGGGAAGCACCAAAGCGATCGTCGAGATGATCCCGAAGGTCCAATAGCGCTTGATCCGATAGGGGACCCAACCCTTGAGATAATCTTTGGCCCGATTTTTCTTCTTGGGCTTGGGTGTCGCACCGGCATTGAGCGTTGCGTCTTGCATCGTGATATCCTTTGTCGTGGAATCGTTATTTTACTTACGTTTAGTCTTGTTTGAGCGTGCAAGCCATGACCGGCTTTTCCGCCTCCGCCATCTGATGGGTCTTCTTAGCCTCTTCCAGCCAGGAATCGTCCAGGATTTCCTTGAGACGCCTCGATTCGATATAGTCCTTGAGCGAACTGCGGCTCACCCCCAGCTCCCGGGCCAAAGCGCTGACACTTTTGTCCGCTTTGAGCCCGGACATGATCTGGGGAAGATAGACATCGAATTTGGAGGCGGAGCGTCGGCCTTTCGGGCGTCCGACCCGATGATCCTTCTCCCGGGTCTGGCGCTGCTCATCCAGCCGCATCAGCACCGGCAGAATCGTCGCGAGCCCGGTCTGGCGTTCGACCACCAGGCCCGGAGAGACCAGGTGCAGGGTAATCCCGTGGGTGAGCATGCAGTTGATCACCACAATGCCCTCTTCCACCGTTTCACCCAATACACCGATCTCTGCGACGACCAGCTGATCCCCCTCCTGAAGCGAGTGTAAAAAATCCTGAAATTTCTTACGCTCTTTCAGAGGACGGCCCGCCCGCTCAAATTCAATCATCTCTTTCTCAAGGGTCAACTGTCGTTGCTCGGCATAGGCCATGATCGCGGCCCGCTGCTGCAGTAACGATTCGTCGCCGGAGAGCTGTCTGATGAGTGCAACTGTCAAAACAACCTCCTTACCCTCAGCCGAACTATAGCGCCCAAATGATGAAATAATTCTTAAATTTCATCTTTTTTTACGTCATTTCTTCGTTATTTCGTCACGTTGATGTGCTATAATCAAAAGAAAACAAGGATTTCCCGGATGGAATTGACGCATCTCGATGAACAGGACAAGCCGAAAATGGTCGACGTCAGCGCCAAGGACGACACACTCCGCAGCGCCACGGCATCAGGCATGATCGAAATGAGCCCTGATGCCTACCGGGCGGTAGTGGAGAATACCGCCAAGAAGGGCCCGGTACTGCAGACCGCCGTCATCGCGGCGATCCAGGGGACCAAACGTACCCCCGAGCTGATCCCGATGTGTCATCCTCTGATGCTCACTTCCGTCAAGACCGAGATCGAAGAGCTGCCCGAGCTCCCCGGCTTCAAACTCTACGTCACCGCCAAGCTCACCGGCAAAACTGGCGTGGAGATGGAAGCCCTCACCGGCGTGAGCGTCGGCCTGCTGACCATCTACGATATGCTCAAAGCCATCGACAAGGGGATGGTGATCCGTCAGATCCGTCTCGAGTCCAAAACAGGAGGCAAAAGTGGAGACTATCAACGAAAAGCTTGAAAAAGAGGAATTGAGCTACCCCCGCCAATGGGGCTTCAAGATCATCGGACGGGACAAAGAGAAGCTCGCCGCCGCCGTCAAAGAGGTCCTGGGCCACAAAGAGCACCTCTCCTCCCCCGGCAACGCATCGCGCACCGGCAAATTCCACAGCCACAACGCCAGCTGCCACGTCGAGAGCAAAGAGGAGCGCGACAAACTCTTCAAAGCGTTCCAGGACCACGAGGATGTGGATATGGTAATTTAGTCGCAAGTCGCGGGCACGGGGCTTCGCCCCTCAAGTCTCAGGTGAATTGGTCACTGGTCATTAGTCATTGGTCATTGGGGATTATTAAAAGCCATTAAAGGCGATTAGGGGATAGAATAGCCATTGCTGATTTCTCGAGTCTCGACATTCAATTCAAAAAAGGCGTTGCTAAGCAACGCGAACCTCAATTCCTAATTCCTCACTCCTCACTCCTCACTCCCTCAAGCATTTTCTCCGCCGCCAGACTGGCCGCCAGGGAGAGGATCACATAGGCGAGGAAAAAGTAGATCCCGATCTCCGCTTCGGCCCGGCTGACATCGGTGCCCCGGGAGGTCAGAAAGACCAGCAGCAGCGCCACGACGAAGACATCGAGCATCGACCATTTGCCCAGATGTTTGAAAAAACGCACCATCTTCGCGGCGAAAGGGCGGGTTTCATAGAGAGAGACGAAGAGCAGGGAGAGGGTCTTGAGCGCGGGGAGCAGCACCGAAAAAAGCAGAATCACCCCGGCGATGGGCCAATTGCCCTCGTGAAAAAGCTTCGCCACCGAACCCAGGATCCCTTTGGATTCGAAGGAGAGCACCACATCCCCCAGATACTCTACGTTTTTGTGGACCGTCACCATCAAAATAGGAGTGATCAGGCCGTTGATGAGGGCGATAAGGGCGGCAACGGAGAGTAGGCCCGTTGCCAGGCGGATCGGCAGGAAAAAGGCGCTCACGAGGGCGGACAATGCCGTACCGGCGAACCAAAGGACAATGCGCCGAGCCTTTTGCCGGGCTTGTTCTTGCTGGGCCTCGAGGCGTTGGAGCTTTTCTCGTAGATCGTTTTTTACCATCCCGAAGGTCAGCGTGCTGGCCAAATCCTTGAGCCGTGACTGGGCCACCTGCTCCGCCTCCATCATTTTGGCGCTCTCGGCGGAGGCCTGTTCATAGGCGATCGCTGCGCGATACCCCTCTTTGCCCAGCCAGGCCATCGTCACCACCAGAGCCGCTGTCCAGATCAATCCCAAAATCGTTTGCCATTTCATAGGCCGATTATAGCCAAAGGGATATAATCCGGAATGGTCATTGTGAGAGGGTTGAGCGTTAAGCGCTGAGCGTTGAGAGGTTTTATTGCTCGGTCACCTGGTTGCCCGTTAGGTTATTTTGTAAAATTGATTGAGAGTTGTTGGGAGAGATAAATAATGTCTGATATTAAATTGTTGAAGCTAATTGCGCGGGAAGCGGGGGAAATTGTCCGCCGGGGGTATCATTCCCACAAAGAGATCCATCACAAAGGGGTGGTGGACCTGGTAACCCAGTATGACGTCGAAACGGAGCGTTTCCTGCTCGATGCTCTGAGCGAAGCCTTCCCCGACCATACCCTGGTGGGAGAAGAGAGCTATACAGGTAGCTGGGATCTGGAGCGGGCGATCTACATCGATCCGATCGACGGCACCACCAACTTCGTCCACGGCATCCCCCACCTGGCTGTCTCCCTGGGAGTTTGGGAAGGGGGCGAAGCGACAATGGCCGTGGTTTACAACCCCATCCTCGACGAACTTTATTGGGCCGAAAGGGGCCGGGGGGCCTGGCTGGGAGAGGAGCAGCTCAGGGTCTCCGAGGACCAGACATTGCAAAATGCCCTGATCGCCACCGGCTTTCCCTACGCCAAGGTCAATCGGGGAGCGGAGTATCGCTGGGTGGTCGACGCCATTGCCGAAATCCTCCCCCGGATCCAGGACCTACGCCGCCTGGGCTCCGCCGCCTGCGATCTGAGCTATCTAGCCCGGGGGATCTTCGCCGCTTTTTACGAAATCAATCTCAAACCCTGGGATGTCGCGGCGGGAATTTTATTGGTCCAAGAGGCCGGAGGGAGAGTCAGCAACCTGGCAGGAGAGCCCTACCGCTTCGGCGACAGGGGGATCGTCACCGGTACCCCGGCGATTCACCGGGCATTGTTGGAAGCTCTACCGCCTTATATATAGTCGCACGTCGCAGGCACGGGGCTTCGCCCCTCAAGTCGCAAGTAATTGGTCACTGGTCATTAGTCATTGGTCATTTGGGATTATTAAAAGCCATTAAAGGCGATTAGGGGATATGAATAGCTATTGCTGATTTCTCGAGTCTCGACAATCAATTCAAAAAAGGCGTTGCCGAGCAACGCAAACCTCAATTCCTAATTCCTAACTCCTAACTCCTCACTCTCCTGAAAGCTTCCGCTTTAGGAGCTCATTGACTACCCTCGGATTGGCTTTGCCCCCAGTAGCCTTGAGCACTTGCCCAACGAAGAAACCGAAGAGCCGTTCATTGCCCGCGCGGTATTTCTCCACATTCTCCGGATTGGCGGCGATCACCTCATCGACGATGGGGGCGATCTGATTCGGGTCGCTGATCTGGCGGAGCCCCCGCTCCTCCACATAGGCCAGAGGGTCCACCCCTTCTCTCTCCATCGCTTCGAAGACCTCTTTGGCGATCTTGCTGGAGATCTCCTCCGCTTCGATCATCCCCGCCAATTGGGCGATCTGCTGCGGAGTGAAGCGCAAGGTCTCCACACCTTGCTCCTTGATCGCTTTGGAGACTTCGTTGGCCACCAGGTTGGCCAGGGTAGAGAGGGCCTCAGTCTCCTCCATCGCCCGCTCGAAGAAGACTGAAAGGGCCTCGTCCCTGGCCAGGATCTCCGCCACAGTGGTCCCCAGGCCCAATTCACCCGTGTAACGCTCGAAACGTACCTGCTGCTCGGCGTTCATCGGCGTGACTTCTCCCTCTTTTTGGGGGACTTTGCTCTGCTCTTTCTTCGCCGGTTTTTGCTCTTTCGCAGCCGGCTTCTTTTGGCTCTTTTTGGCCCAGGAGTCTTTGAGGGGAACGATCCGGTTGAAGACGGGATGCCCCTCCTCGGACGCCACCGGATCGAGATAGAAATACCCCTCCCGCTCGAACTGGAAGCGCTCGTCGGGCTTTTCGGCCAGGACGGAGGGCTCGATCAGTGCCTCGGGGATGATCTTCAGCGAATCGGGGTTGAGGTCTTCGGGCCCCTGGGGATTTTCGACTCTAAAGAGCCGGTCATAGAGCCGCACCTCCACCCGGTCGGCCCGCTTGGCCTCCACCCACTGGATGGCGCTTTTGACTTTGATGCCGCTGGTATCGCTGCCGCTTCGGGAGTCGGGGTAGTACTCGGCCCGAATCTCTATAATCTCACCCTCCTCATCCTTGATTACTTCTTTGCAGCGGATGATGTAGGCGTGTTTGAGCCGCACCGGCTGATCGGGGGTGAGGCGGTAGTAGCCCTTGGGGGGATTCTCTTCGAAGTCGCTTCGATCGATGTATATCTCCCGGGAAAAGGGGAGCTTGCGGCTGCCTTCTTTGGGCACATCGTGGGGGTAGTAGGATGCGTCGATCTCTTCGGAACCCTCATAATTCTCGATAACCACCTTCAGCGGGTTCAGCACGCACATCACCCGCGGGACCTTGGGGTTGAGGTCGTCCCGGATGGCGAACTCCAGCAAAGAGACATCCACCACGGAGTTGGCCTTGGCCACCCCGATCATTTCGCAGAAATTGACGATGGATTCGGGGGTGTATCCCCGACGGCGGTATCCGGCGATCGTGGGCATACGGGGATCGTCCCAGCCCTCCACCGCTCCCTTTTCCACCAGCTCTCTGAGCTTGCGCTTGCTCATCACGGTATAGTTCATATTGAGCCGGGCGAACTCGTACTGATGGGGGCGGGGCGGTTTGACCTGCAGGGTATCGAGAATCCAGTCGTAGACTTCCCGGTTGTTCTCGAACTCCAGGGTGCAGAAGGAGTGGGTGATCCCTTCGATGTAGTCGGAGAGACAGTGGGCGAAGTCATACATCGGATAGATATGCCACGTCTCCCCCGTCCGGTAGTGGGGAGTGTGGCGGATGCGGTAGAGCAGCGGATCGCGCATCTTCATATTGGGCGAAGCCATATCGATCCTGGCCCGGAGCACGTGGGCCCCCTCGGGGAATTCCCCTTTGCGCATCCGCTCGAAAAGCTCCAGGTTCTCCTCCACACTGCGCTCGGCATAGACACTGCGCCGCCCGGGCTCGGTCACGGTCCCCCTGTATTCGCGGATCTCCTCTTCGTTCAGGCTGTCGACGTAGGCTTTGCCCATCCTGATCAGCTCCACAGCATAGTCGTAGAGTCGCCCGAAGTAGTCGGAAGTGAAATAGAAATGCTCTCCCCAGTCGAAACCCAGCCACTTGACGGCATCTTTGATCGCCTCGACGTAGCGCATCTCCTCCGTCTCGGGGTTGGTATCATCCATCCGCAGATGGCAGCGCCCGTTGTAATCCCGCGCGATGCCGAAGTTGAGCACGATCGATTTGGCGTGCCCGATATGGGGAAAGCCATTGGGCTCGGGAGGAAAACGGGTGACGACCTCTTTGTATTTCCCCTCCGCCAGATCACGTTCTACAATCGCACGCAGAAAATCTTTTCTCTTTTCACTCATAATTTCGGACCTTTTAGTGCTGGTAATTTGCTTTGTATTTTATCCAATCATCCTCTGTATAGATGCGCTTCACAACACTCCTACCGCAAAGCGACCCATCTGTGCATAAACTCTAATGACCTAAAACTTGAAAATAGATCAGCAAAGTCTTCTGGAAAAAATTGTCATTGTCGTCGCTGACCATCACGAAACGATCGGGCCCTACTTTGGCCAAGCCTTCGAAATTATCCACAGCCCACCCTTTGGAGCTGTCTAGGCGGGCCAGGGTTTTCGTGGGGCAGAGGCCGTGGCGGCAGCGGTCGATCTGCACTTCCCGCAGGGTGATCACCATCGGCTCCAGCAGGCCGTTATAGGCCCGCTCCAGGACCAGAAAGTTCCCATTGTCCAGAACCTCCAGGGCGGTAATGGCACTATGGCGTTCTTTCCCACGCCTAAAGCTCCATTGCCGACCCCGGAGGGAGTAGAGATGCTGCAGACTCTTTTTCGACGCTTTGACCGGATACTCCGCAGCGGTCACCAGCCCGTATTTCGGATGCCAGGCCAGGGCTTCGAGCCCCTTGTTTTTGCTGCGGAACCTGCTCTGCCGATCGATGACGCGCGGGAGGGGCAAATATTTGACGATCCGGCCGTCATAGGTGATGCGGGCGATACGGGGCTTTTCCTCGAAGCTGACATAAAGCCGCCCTTTCCCGTCCAGTGCAAGCCCTTCACTGTCCCGACGCCATTTTTTGAGTTTTTTTCCGTTTTTCCTGCGAAGTCTCGAGGCATCGAGGGGGGTCAGTTCACGTATCTTCTCCGGCCCGAAGAGGGCGCGGAAACGAAAAAGCTTCCCTTCGTCGCTGACCATAAAAAGCCAGTGGCGCTTTTTCAGATAGGCCAGATCGGAGATTTCGGCGAAGTGTTTCCCGTCGATCTCGGGGTAGATCAGCTCTTTCTGATCCAGGATCCGCAGAGATCCGACCCGATCGCTCTTTTGCCCCTCAGGACAGATATTGACCGGATAGACTTCCGCCGACACGAAGCTCCAGAGCCCCAGGAGCAGCAGGAGAATGCGCACTTTAACCCCTGGAGCGCCGATGCTCGCGCCAGCCGCTCCAGAGCAGCCAGGCGATGGAGAGGTCGATCATTACATCGGCATAGTTAAACACGGCAAAGTCGAATCCGCAGTGCCAATAGACATAATCCACCACCGCCCCGTGGGCGAAACGGTCCCAGAGATTCCCCGCCGCAGCCCCCAGCAAAAGGCCCAGAGCAAAAGCGTGGCGGCGGATCCACCCTTCCCGGAGGAAAAAGAGAAAGAGCCCGCCGACAAGCAGAAGCTGCAACCACTTAAGCCAGGAGCCGAGAAAGGCAAAAAGGCTGAAAGCCACCCCCCGATTGAGATGGAGTTCCAAAGAGAGGCAGCGGCTCTGCCACTGGTAGCCTTCCAAAAAGAGTTCCTTGATCCCCTGATCGATGATGAAAGTCCCCAGCGCCGCCAGGAAAAAGACCGCCCAGTTCCTCACCGGACCAATTCCCGCCGGAAGAGAGCTTCCGCCTCCTCCATCGCCTCTTCCAGGGCTTGGGCATCTTTGCCTTCGATGAGGAGGCGGATTTTATTCTCCGTCCCGGAATAGCGGAAGAGGTGACGCATCCCGGCCGCTTCGATCTTTTCTTGAAGCTCCGCCAGCCCCCGGATCTCCTCCAGCGGCCGTTTCGTCGCTACATTCAGATTGACCAGTTTCTGGGGATAGAGTTCGAAAGGGTTGAAGGCTTCGCTGGCCCGTTTGCCGCTGCTGACCAGATAGGCCAGAGCCTGTAGGGCGCTGGAGATCCCGTCGCCGGTCTTGGCAAAATCGCTGAAGATGATGTGCCCGCTCTGCTCCCCGCCGAAGTTGAGCCCTTTTGACTGCATCATCTCCACCACGTTTTTGTCTCCCACGGCACTGCGGTAGAGGGTGATAGCGTGCCGGGCCAGATAGTCGTCAAGCGCCTGGTTGCTCATCACGGTCGCGACCATTCCGTCGTTGCGCAAGGTGCCCTGCTCTTTGAGATAAATCGCCAGGACCCCCATCAGCTTGTCCCCGTCGATCACTTCACCCCGCTCATCCACCATCACCAGACGGTCGGCATCCCCATCCAGGGCCACCCCCACGTCGGCCCGGTAGCGCAGGACCTCTTTGGCCAGATATTCCGGGTGCATCGCCCCGCACCCTTCGTTGATGTTGAAACCGTTGGGCTCATCGCCGAGGACCACCACATCGGCCCCCAGTTCGCTCAAAACCGTGGGGGCCACCCGGTAGCCCGCCCCGTTGGCGCAGTCGACGACCACCCGCAGTCCGGAGAGGGTCAGGGATCTCGGAAAGGAGTTTTTGATGTGGACGATGTAGCGTCCGATCACATCGTCGATCCGCTTCGATTTGCCGATCTCTTTCCCGGTCTTCTGGGCCCTGGCGATCGCCTCGTCGTCCTGATAGATCGCTTCGATCTTCTCTTCGACTTCCCGATTCAGCTTGTTCCCCTCGGCATCGAAAAACTTGATCCCGTTATCATAATAGGGGTTGTGGCTGGCGCTGATCATAATTCCGGCATCACAGCGCATATTTTCGGTCAGGAAAGCCACCGCCGGTGTCGGCATCGGCCCGATCTGGATCACATCGTACCCCACGGCGGTCAAGCCGGAGACGATAGCGTTTTCGATCATATAGCCGCTGCGGCGCGTATCTTTGCCCACCAGAATCTTGTTGGTCCGTGAATGGGGGCGGAAATAGGCTCCTGTCGCCATCGCCAAGCGCATCGCCGCCGGTGCCGAGACTTTGACCCCTGCCTTGCCCCGCACCCCATCCGTACCGAACAGTTTTCCCATCATCGTTCCCTTCTTACTTCAAATCGAGCTTTTTTGAGAGATATTCTATCCAAAGGGGAGGATTTTTTCACTTTTTCATTTTCGATTTAGCTTTTTTTGGGTAATATTCGCCCACTCAATAGACCCTGCATCCAGGCAGACTATTTCCGAAGCAGAATATTTTCAAATAAAAGGACTGAGTTTATGGCACATCACAAGTCAGCGAAAAAACGCATCAAGCAGACCGTCAAGAAGACTGAGCGCAACCGCTATTACCGCACCCGGATGAAGAACATCATCCGCGCCGTCCGCGAAGCGGCAGAGGCCGGAGACAAAGAGAAGGCGCTGGAGGCGTTCAAAATCGCCAACAAGCAGCTCCACCATTACGTGAGCAAAGGCTTCCTCAAAAAGCAGACCGCTTCCCGCAAGGTCAGCCGCCTGCACAAGCTGGTCAACAACATCGAAGCCGCCTAACCTCCCCTCCCCCATCCAATCTGTATACCCTCCCGGTTTTGTGCCGGGATTTTTTCCTATTTCTATTTTTCAGGACTGAATAATGTTCAAAGAGAAACTTCAGCCGTTTATCGACCGCTACGAAGAGATCAACCGCCTTCTGAGTTCTCCCGAGATCGCCGCCGATGTCAAAAAGATGACCGAGCTCAGCAAAGAGCAATCCTCCATCGCCCCGCTGGTGGAAAAGGCACAAAAATATCTGGAGATCAGCGAAGCGATCGAAGAGAACAAGGCGATGCTCTCCGATCCCGAATTCGGAGAACTGGCCAAAGAGGAGCTCTCCGAGCTGGAACCTCAACTGCCCAGGCTCGAAGAGGAGATCAAAGTCCTGATGATCCCCAAAGACCCCAACGACGATAAAAACATTTACCTGGAGCTGAGAGCCGGGGCCGGCGGGGACGAGAGCGCCCTCTTCGTCGAGGATATGTTCAAAATGTATCTGCGTTTCGCCGAGCGCCAGGGGTGGAAAGTTGAGATCGTCAGCTCCTCCGAAGGGACCGCCGGCGGCTACAAAGAGCTCATCGCCCTGGTCAAAGGCGAAGGGGTCTATAGCAAACTCAAATTCGAAGCCGGCACCCACCGGGTCCAGCGGGTCCCCGCCACCGAAACCCAGGGGCGGGTCCACACCTCCGCCATCACCGTCGCCGTGATCCCCGAGGTGGAGGATGTGGAGATCGACATCAAACCCAACGAGATCAAGATGGATGTCTACCGCTCCAGCGGATGCGGCGGCCAGAGCGTCAACACCACCGACTCCGCCGTCCGCCTCACCCACCTCCCCACTGGCATCGTCGTCGCCATCCAGGATGAGAAATCCCAGCACAAAAACCGGGACAAAGCGATGAAGGTCCTCAAAGCGAGGGTCCACGAAGCGATGATGCGCGAACAGATGGAGGAGACCGCCGGGCAGCGCAAACTCCAGGTGGGCTCCGGAGACCGCAGCGAAAAGATCCGCACCTACAACTACCCCCAAAACCGCATCACCGACCACCGCATCGGCCTGACCCTCTACGCCCTGGACGATGTGATGAACAACGGCACCCTGGAACAGGTCATCGACCCCCTCATCGCCCACGCCCAGGCGGAAGCTATCCAGGAGGCCGGTTTATAAACCGGCCTCCTGGAGTGAGGAACGAGGAATTAGGAGAGAGGAACT is a window of Nitratifractor salsuginis DSM 16511 DNA encoding:
- the lspA gene encoding signal peptidase II; translated protein: MRNWAVFFLAALGTFIIDQGIKELFLEGYQWQSRCLSLELHLNRGVAFSLFAFLGSWLKWLQLLLVGGLFLFFLREGWIRRHAFALGLLLGAAAGNLWDRFAHGAVVDYVYWHCGFDFAVFNYADVMIDLSIAWLLWSGWREHRRSRG
- the prfA gene encoding peptide chain release factor 1; protein product: MFKEKLQPFIDRYEEINRLLSSPEIAADVKKMTELSKEQSSIAPLVEKAQKYLEISEAIEENKAMLSDPEFGELAKEELSELEPQLPRLEEEIKVLMIPKDPNDDKNIYLELRAGAGGDESALFVEDMFKMYLRFAERQGWKVEIVSSSEGTAGGYKELIALVKGEGVYSKLKFEAGTHRVQRVPATETQGRVHTSAITVAVIPEVEDVEIDIKPNEIKMDVYRSSGCGGQSVNTTDSAVRLTHLPTGIVVAIQDEKSQHKNRDKAMKVLKARVHEAMMREQMEETAGQRKLQVGSGDRSEKIRTYNYPQNRITDHRIGLTLYALDDVMNNGTLEQVIDPLIAHAQAEAIQEAGL
- a CDS encoding esterase-like activity of phytase family protein yields the protein MRILLLLLGLWSFVSAEVYPVNICPEGQKSDRVGSLRILDQKELIYPEIDGKHFAEISDLAYLKKRHWLFMVSDEGKLFRFRALFGPEKIRELTPLDASRLRRKNGKKLKKWRRDSEGLALDGKGRLYVSFEEKPRIARITYDGRIVKYLPLPRVIDRQSRFRSKNKGLEALAWHPKYGLVTAAEYPVKASKKSLQHLYSLRGRQWSFRRGKERHSAITALEVLDNGNFLVLERAYNGLLEPMVITLREVQIDRCRHGLCPTKTLARLDSSKGWAVDNFEGLAKVGPDRFVMVSDDNDNFFQKTLLIYFQVLGH
- a CDS encoding HP0495 family protein, whose translation is METINEKLEKEELSYPRQWGFKIIGRDKEKLAAAVKEVLGHKEHLSSPGNASRTGKFHSHNASCHVESKEERDKLFKAFQDHEDVDMVI
- the glmM gene encoding phosphoglucosamine mutase — translated: MMGKLFGTDGVRGKAGVKVSAPAAMRLAMATGAYFRPHSRTNKILVGKDTRRSGYMIENAIVSGLTAVGYDVIQIGPMPTPAVAFLTENMRCDAGIMISASHNPYYDNGIKFFDAEGNKLNREVEEKIEAIYQDDEAIARAQKTGKEIGKSKRIDDVIGRYIVHIKNSFPRSLTLSGLRVVVDCANGAGYRVAPTVLSELGADVVVLGDEPNGFNINEGCGAMHPEYLAKEVLRYRADVGVALDGDADRLVMVDERGEVIDGDKLMGVLAIYLKEQGTLRNDGMVATVMSNQALDDYLARHAITLYRSAVGDKNVVEMMQSKGLNFGGEQSGHIIFSDFAKTGDGISSALQALAYLVSSGKRASEAFNPFELYPQKLVNLNVATKRPLEEIRGLAELQEKIEAAGMRHLFRYSGTENKIRLLIEGKDAQALEEAMEEAEALFRRELVR
- the ccoG gene encoding cytochrome c oxidase accessory protein CcoG translates to MQDATLNAGATPKPKKKNRAKDYLKGWVPYRIKRYWTFGIISTIALVLPWIRINGNHFFLLNFDHKQLHFFFVRFDMQELYLMPFLLMLLFLGIFAMTSVGGRVWCGWACPQTIFRVIYRDLFETKLLHLRKRINNKQIEPDMSKPENQIKRLIAILLWSILAFIAAADFLWYFVPPEDFFRYITDPANHTVLMGFWIGIALFLIADIVFIKENFCVYICPYSRVQSVLYDDDTLMAVYDPVRGGHIYEGTGNNRHKVVTSVKELHQREPEAECTACESCVKVCPTHIDIRKGLQLECINCLECVDACTKVMGALGKPSLVRWSSEREAVLHEGKTRIFRPKVIAYFTVLAIVLVALFVMGSKKEHMLLNVNKTTRLYKVHPGGIVENDYLFLFQNTEDKPHRYTFEVVDHPEIKIVRPKGSFELGARMKKKKVVVLETDKVLAKNTKKDTPIPITIHAYATDDPKRVTVTRKTVFVYPPYDEVEKARKQK
- a CDS encoding inositol monophosphatase family protein; its protein translation is MSDIKLLKLIAREAGEIVRRGYHSHKEIHHKGVVDLVTQYDVETERFLLDALSEAFPDHTLVGEESYTGSWDLERAIYIDPIDGTTNFVHGIPHLAVSLGVWEGGEATMAVVYNPILDELYWAERGRGAWLGEEQLRVSEDQTLQNALIATGFPYAKVNRGAEYRWVVDAIAEILPRIQDLRRLGSAACDLSYLARGIFAAFYEINLKPWDVAAGILLVQEAGGRVSNLAGEPYRFGDRGIVTGTPAIHRALLEALPPYI
- a CDS encoding paraquat-inducible protein A, whose amino-acid sequence is MKWQTILGLIWTAALVVTMAWLGKEGYRAAIAYEQASAESAKMMEAEQVAQSRLKDLASTLTFGMVKNDLREKLQRLEAQQEQARQKARRIVLWFAGTALSALVSAFFLPIRLATGLLSVAALIALINGLITPILMVTVHKNVEYLGDVVLSFESKGILGSVAKLFHEGNWPIAGVILLFSVLLPALKTLSLLFVSLYETRPFAAKMVRFFKHLGKWSMLDVFVVALLLVFLTSRGTDVSRAEAEIGIYFFLAYVILSLAASLAAEKMLEGVRSEE
- a CDS encoding glutamine--tRNA ligase/YqeY domain fusion protein; amino-acid sequence: MSEKRKDFLRAIVERDLAEGKYKEVVTRFPPEPNGFPHIGHAKSIVLNFGIARDYNGRCHLRMDDTNPETEEMRYVEAIKDAVKWLGFDWGEHFYFTSDYFGRLYDYAVELIRMGKAYVDSLNEEEIREYRGTVTEPGRRSVYAERSVEENLELFERMRKGEFPEGAHVLRARIDMASPNMKMRDPLLYRIRHTPHYRTGETWHIYPMYDFAHCLSDYIEGITHSFCTLEFENNREVYDWILDTLQVKPPRPHQYEFARLNMNYTVMSKRKLRELVEKGAVEGWDDPRMPTIAGYRRRGYTPESIVNFCEMIGVAKANSVVDVSLLEFAIRDDLNPKVPRVMCVLNPLKVVIENYEGSEEIDASYYPHDVPKEGSRKLPFSREIYIDRSDFEENPPKGYYRLTPDQPVRLKHAYIIRCKEVIKDEEGEIIEIRAEYYPDSRSGSDTSGIKVKSAIQWVEAKRADRVEVRLYDRLFRVENPQGPEDLNPDSLKIIPEALIEPSVLAEKPDERFQFEREGYFYLDPVASEEGHPVFNRIVPLKDSWAKKSQKKPAAKEQKPAKKEQSKVPQKEGEVTPMNAEQQVRFERYTGELGLGTTVAEILARDEALSVFFERAMEETEALSTLANLVANEVSKAIKEQGVETLRFTPQQIAQLAGMIEAEEISSKIAKEVFEAMEREGVDPLAYVEERGLRQISDPNQIAPIVDEVIAANPENVEKYRAGNERLFGFFVGQVLKATGGKANPRVVNELLKRKLSGE
- the moaC gene encoding cyclic pyranopterin monophosphate synthase MoaC; translation: MELTHLDEQDKPKMVDVSAKDDTLRSATASGMIEMSPDAYRAVVENTAKKGPVLQTAVIAAIQGTKRTPELIPMCHPLMLTSVKTEIEELPELPGFKLYVTAKLTGKTGVEMEALTGVSVGLLTIYDMLKAIDKGMVIRQIRLESKTGGKSGDYQRKA
- a CDS encoding recombinase family protein, coding for MTVALIRQLSGDESLLQQRAAIMAYAEQRQLTLEKEMIEFERAGRPLKERKKFQDFLHSLQEGDQLVVAEIGVLGETVEEGIVVINCMLTHGITLHLVSPGLVVERQTGLATILPVLMRLDEQRQTREKDHRVGRPKGRRSASKFDVYLPQIMSGLKADKSVSALARELGVSRSSLKDYIESRRLKEILDDSWLEEAKKTHQMAEAEKPVMACTLKQD
- the rpsT gene encoding 30S ribosomal protein S20 translates to MAHHKSAKKRIKQTVKKTERNRYYRTRMKNIIRAVREAAEAGDKEKALEAFKIANKQLHHYVSKGFLKKQTASRKVSRLHKLVNNIEAA